One window from the genome of Pseudomonadota bacterium encodes:
- the odhB gene encoding 2-oxoglutarate dehydrogenase complex dihydrolipoyllysine-residue succinyltransferase, producing MATEIIVPTLGESVTEATVAQWLKQVGDHVEVDDPLVELETDKVTLEVNASAAGVIKEIKVKEGENVAVGTVLGEIGAGAAAPAEKKAAAPKAEKVAAEPTANDDAAATLSPAVRKIVDDNNLDPSKITGTGKDGRLTKGDVLAYMEGGAEAAPQAAPQAAAPVVADQGPREERVRMTRLRQRIAERLKEAQNTAAMLTTFNEIDMTNCMALRAQYKDSFEKRHGIKLGFMSFFIKACIQALKDFPAVNASIDGDELVYKNYYDIGVAVSTPTGLVVPVLRDADKKSFADVEAGIVDLGTRARDGKLEMSDLTGGTFTITNGGVFGSLMSTPILNVPQSGILGMHSIQERPVAVKGEVKIRPMMYIALSYDHRIIDGREAVSFLVRVKDAVEDPQRLLLDL from the coding sequence ATGGCGACAGAGATTATTGTTCCGACGCTGGGTGAATCTGTGACAGAGGCAACCGTCGCACAATGGCTGAAACAGGTCGGCGATCATGTCGAGGTGGATGATCCGCTGGTAGAGCTGGAAACCGACAAGGTGACGCTGGAAGTGAATGCATCCGCCGCCGGTGTAATCAAGGAGATCAAGGTCAAGGAAGGCGAAAATGTCGCTGTCGGCACAGTCTTGGGTGAAATCGGCGCAGGCGCTGCTGCTCCGGCAGAGAAAAAAGCCGCCGCACCGAAAGCGGAGAAAGTCGCGGCAGAACCGACAGCCAATGACGATGCTGCGGCAACGCTGTCCCCCGCGGTACGTAAAATCGTTGATGATAATAATCTTGATCCGTCGAAAATTACCGGTACGGGTAAAGACGGTCGCCTGACCAAGGGCGATGTGCTGGCCTATATGGAAGGCGGTGCGGAGGCTGCGCCGCAAGCCGCGCCGCAAGCTGCTGCTCCGGTTGTTGCCGATCAAGGCCCGCGCGAAGAGCGCGTGCGTATGACGCGCCTGCGCCAGCGTATCGCCGAGCGTTTGAAAGAAGCGCAAAATACGGCGGCAATGCTGACGACATTCAACGAAATCGATATGACGAATTGCATGGCCTTGCGTGCGCAATATAAAGACAGTTTTGAAAAACGCCACGGCATCAAGCTGGGCTTTATGTCCTTTTTCATCAAGGCCTGTATTCAGGCGCTGAAAGATTTTCCGGCGGTGAATGCCTCGATTGACGGTGATGAACTTGTCTATAAAAACTATTACGATATCGGGGTTGCCGTCAGTACGCCGACGGGGCTTGTGGTTCCGGTTCTGCGTGATGCGGATAAAAAATCCTTTGCCGATGTTGAGGCGGGAATTGTGGATCTCGGAACGCGTGCCCGTGACGGTAAGCTGGAGATGAGCGACCTGACAGGCGGTACCTTTACCATTACCAATGGCGGCGTCTTCGGATCGCTGATGTCCACACCGATTTTGAACGTGCCGCAATCGGGTATTCTGGGGATGCATTCAATTCAGGAACGTCCGGTGGCTGTGAAGGGCGAGGTAAAAATCCGCCCGATGATGTATATTGCGCTGTCTTACGATCACCGCATTATCGACGGGCGCGAGGCGGTGTCCTTCCTTGTCCGCGTTAAGGACGCCGTCGAGGATCCGCAGCGTTTGCTGCTTGACCTGTAA
- a CDS encoding 2-oxoglutarate dehydrogenase E1 component: MSASPSAAVSPLHVLSSMDAEYVAGLYARFLRDPSSVSADWSDFFKNIGDSERDVLAEITGASWAPSSEKLAVVLPANGDDGMPEAGAKGGAKAAKAAPQKTAAAPVSTDELRRATLDSVNALLLIRAYRIRGHLLADLDPLGLQETKYHPELDPKNYGFTEDDYDRPIFINNVLGFETATLREILATLKGTYCGRIGVEFMHIQDPAQKSWIQERIEGERNQTDFTVKGKKAILQRLTAAEGFEKFLHVKHTGTKRFGLDGGEALVPAIEQIMKRGGQLGVKEIVLGMAHRGRLNVLANVMGKPYTAVFSEFQGHSAKPHEVQGSGDVKYHLGTSSNRDFDGNVVHLSLTANPSHLEAVNPLVAGKVRAKQDQRRDKEKEQVIGLLLHGDAAVAGQGIIMETLMMSGLNGYGIGGTVHIVINNQIGFTTSPSDSRSGVYCTDVAGMIQAPVFHVNGDDPEAVVHVARIAIEYRQEFKRDVFIDLICYRRYGHNEGDEPAFTQPLMYERIKKQPTVREQYVTQLEREGVLADGEGQEIYDDFNRKLETDFQQAVNYKPSLDMLEGHWSGLKRAEHGARRGKTSLSETMLEPLKKALTTVPDDFNLNKKIARQLEDKKAMFESGEGFDWATAEAMAYGALCMEGFPVRLSGQDCERGTFSHRHAVLIDQKTEDRYIPLNNIEGQKASFKAWNSPLSEAGVLGFDYGYSLAEPNALVLWEAQFGDFVNGAQIMIDQFICSAEEKWLRMSGLVMLLPHGYEGQGPEHSSGRMERFLQLCGDDNWQIVNCTTPANFFHVLRRQMKRDFRKPLVVFTPKSLLRKKECISSLDMMMNGQTFHRVLFEDVKLAANKDIRRVVICSGKIYYDLAEERDKRKIKDITILRLEQLYPFPDDALAEEFAKYPNADIVWCQEEPQNMGGWTFVDRRIEGVLTKLKHKAQRPQYVGRKEAASPATGLLKDHLEQQAAIVDEALTLKKKK, encoded by the coding sequence ATGTCCGCATCCCCTTCCGCCGCCGTTTCGCCTCTTCACGTTTTATCTTCCATGGACGCCGAATATGTTGCCGGGCTGTATGCCCGTTTTTTGCGCGATCCGTCTTCGGTTAGTGCCGACTGGTCGGATTTTTTCAAAAATATCGGTGACAGCGAACGCGATGTTCTGGCGGAAATCACCGGGGCGAGCTGGGCACCCTCTAGTGAGAAACTGGCGGTTGTCCTGCCTGCAAACGGTGATGACGGTATGCCGGAAGCAGGAGCAAAGGGCGGTGCGAAAGCGGCAAAAGCGGCGCCGCAGAAAACGGCGGCTGCACCGGTTTCAACCGATGAGCTGCGTCGTGCAACACTGGATTCCGTGAATGCGCTGTTACTGATCCGCGCCTACCGCATTCGCGGTCATCTGCTGGCTGATCTGGATCCGCTGGGCTTGCAGGAAACCAAATATCATCCGGAGCTGGACCCGAAAAATTACGGTTTTACCGAGGATGATTATGACCGCCCGATTTTTATTAATAATGTGCTGGGTTTTGAAACCGCAACATTGCGGGAAATCCTCGCGACGCTGAAAGGCACTTATTGCGGCCGTATCGGTGTCGAATTCATGCATATTCAGGATCCTGCACAAAAGTCATGGATTCAGGAACGTATTGAAGGCGAGCGCAACCAGACCGATTTTACGGTCAAGGGTAAGAAGGCTATTTTGCAACGTCTGACTGCCGCCGAAGGCTTCGAGAAGTTTCTGCATGTGAAACATACCGGCACGAAGCGTTTCGGTCTTGATGGCGGTGAGGCTCTGGTTCCGGCGATTGAACAGATTATGAAACGCGGCGGGCAGCTGGGCGTGAAAGAAATCGTTCTGGGCATGGCGCATCGCGGCCGTTTGAACGTGCTGGCCAATGTTATGGGCAAGCCCTATACGGCTGTGTTCTCCGAGTTTCAGGGCCATTCCGCCAAGCCGCATGAGGTGCAAGGGTCGGGGGATGTGAAATACCATCTTGGCACATCCAGCAACCGCGATTTTGACGGTAATGTCGTGCATTTGTCGCTGACGGCGAACCCGTCGCATCTGGAGGCGGTCAATCCGCTGGTGGCCGGTAAAGTACGGGCAAAGCAGGATCAACGCCGTGACAAAGAGAAAGAGCAGGTGATCGGTCTGCTGCTGCATGGTGATGCCGCCGTCGCGGGGCAGGGGATTATCATGGAAACGCTGATGATGTCCGGGCTGAACGGCTATGGTATCGGCGGGACGGTGCATATTGTCATTAATAACCAGATCGGTTTTACAACCTCGCCATCCGACTCGCGCTCCGGCGTTTACTGTACGGATGTGGCGGGGATGATTCAGGCACCGGTTTTCCATGTCAATGGCGATGACCCCGAAGCGGTCGTGCATGTTGCGCGGATTGCGATTGAATACCGTCAGGAATTCAAACGTGATGTGTTTATTGATCTGATCTGCTACCGCCGCTACGGCCATAATGAAGGCGATGAGCCGGCATTCACACAGCCGCTGATGTATGAGCGCATCAAAAAACAGCCGACAGTGCGGGAACAATATGTGACGCAGTTGGAGCGGGAAGGTGTCTTGGCTGATGGCGAAGGGCAAGAGATTTACGATGATTTTAACCGCAAGCTTGAAACCGATTTTCAGCAGGCGGTGAATTACAAACCGTCGCTGGATATGCTGGAAGGCCATTGGAGCGGCTTAAAACGTGCCGAACACGGCGCGCGCCGTGGCAAGACCTCTCTGTCCGAAACCATGCTGGAGCCTTTGAAGAAGGCGCTGACAACCGTGCCGGATGATTTCAATCTGAATAAGAAAATCGCCCGCCAGCTGGAAGATAAAAAAGCGATGTTCGAAAGCGGCGAGGGTTTTGACTGGGCAACGGCGGAGGCAATGGCCTATGGTGCGCTATGTATGGAGGGTTTCCCGGTGCGCCTGTCCGGTCAGGATTGCGAACGCGGTACCTTTTCGCACCGCCATGCCGTGTTGATTGATCAGAAGACGGAAGACCGCTATATCCCGCTGAATAATATCGAAGGACAGAAAGCCTCGTTTAAGGCATGGAACAGTCCGCTTTCCGAAGCGGGGGTCCTCGGTTTCGATTACGGCTATTCGCTGGCTGAGCCGAATGCGCTGGTCTTGTGGGAGGCGCAGTTCGGAGATTTCGTGAACGGCGCACAAATTATGATCGACCAGTTTATTTGCTCTGCCGAAGAAAAATGGCTGCGCATGTCCGGTCTGGTCATGCTGCTACCGCATGGTTATGAAGGGCAGGGACCGGAGCATTCTTCCGGACGGATGGAGCGTTTCCTGCAGCTTTGCGGTGATGATAACTGGCAAATTGTCAATTGCACGACACCCGCCAATTTCTTCCATGTGCTGCGCCGTCAGATGAAGCGGGATTTCCGCAAGCCGCTGGTGGTGTTTACGCCGAAATCGCTGCTCAGGAAAAAGGAATGTATCTCTTCCCTTGATATGATGATGAACGGCCAGACTTTCCATCGCGTCTTGTTTGAGGATGTAAAACTGGCGGCGAATAAAGATATCCGCCGCGTTGTGATCTGTTCGGGTAAGATTTATTATGATTTGGCGGAAGAACGTGATAAACGCAAGATCAAGGATATTACCATCCTGCGTCTGGAACAGCTTTATCCCTTCCCGGATGATGCGCTGGCGGAAGAGTTTGCAAAATATCCCAATGCCGATATTGTGTGGTGTCAGGAAGAACCGCAGAATATGGGGGGCTGGACATTTGTCGACCGCCGGATTGAAGGCGTGCTGACAAAACTGAAACATAAAGCGCAACGCCCGCAATATGTCGGACGAAAAGAAGCGGCCTCTCCGGCGACCGGATTGCTGAAAGATCATTTGGAACAGCAGGCGGCGATTGTTGACGAAGCGCTGACATTAAAGAAAAAGAAATAA
- a CDS encoding response regulator, with protein sequence MKSEAEKPHILVVDDDARLRKLLDRYLTQQDCIVITAEDAVDAQEKLKYFLFDIAILDIMMPGEDGISLAKKIRKTHRDLPLIMLTALGETETRIKGLEAGADDYLSKPFEPKELILRIQAILRRTMAFSMAAEQTRPVKLGAYEFDTAREELRDTGQGIIIPLTETERRLLLCLARVPGQVVSREELAAKGEMAASDRSIDVQVTRLRRKFEKDSKNPRYLHTIRGQGYVLRPDADAE encoded by the coding sequence ATAAAATCCGAAGCGGAAAAACCGCATATTCTGGTGGTGGATGATGATGCGCGGCTGCGCAAACTGCTCGACCGCTATCTGACGCAGCAGGACTGCATCGTTATCACGGCGGAAGATGCCGTGGATGCGCAGGAAAAACTGAAATATTTCCTCTTCGATATCGCCATCCTCGATATTATGATGCCCGGCGAGGACGGCATCAGCCTTGCCAAAAAAATCCGCAAAACCCACCGCGATCTGCCGCTGATTATGCTGACGGCGCTGGGCGAAACCGAAACCCGTATCAAAGGGCTGGAGGCGGGCGCCGATGATTACCTCTCCAAACCCTTCGAGCCGAAAGAACTGATCCTGCGTATTCAGGCAATTCTGCGCCGGACGATGGCTTTTTCTATGGCAGCGGAACAGACCCGCCCCGTCAAGCTGGGGGCATATGAATTTGACACCGCGCGGGAGGAGCTGCGCGATACCGGCCAAGGTATTATAATACCGCTCACGGAGACCGAGCGCCGTCTTTTGCTCTGCCTCGCACGCGTTCCCGGGCAGGTCGTCTCACGCGAAGAACTGGCCGCAAAGGGCGAGATGGCGGCCTCCGACCGCAGTATCGACGTGCAAGTCACGCGCCTGCGCCGCAAATTTGAAAAAGATTCAAAAAATCCCCGCTACCTCCACACCATCCGCGGCCAGGGCTATGTGCTGCGGCCTGACGCGGATGCGGAATAA
- a CDS encoding alkaline phytoceramidase gives MKLSHHVKTRLLIVLAVLCGAAVLMLPPVPQDPAYHDFADKRGLWGIANFGDVLSNLPYFLTGLLGMLAVYRRRSDTEGFRSAFEKQAMFTAFAGIFLVGLGSGYYHLAPDNGTLFWDRLPMTIGFMAIYAMLIGERVHKKAGKILFPLLLVLGAAAALYWHITEQAGRGDLRFYAVVQFFPLITAPLILLLFPPKYSGTKYLWWLMLFYALAKFFEHFDQAIFTALGHAVSGHTLKHLSSAFGTYYLVLYAQRRKYITGT, from the coding sequence ATGAAATTATCACATCACGTCAAAACCCGTCTTTTGATTGTGCTGGCGGTTCTCTGCGGCGCGGCGGTGCTGATGCTGCCGCCCGTGCCGCAAGACCCGGCCTATCATGACTTTGCGGATAAGCGGGGGCTGTGGGGCATCGCCAATTTCGGTGACGTCCTGTCGAACCTTCCCTATTTTCTGACCGGTCTGCTGGGTATGCTGGCGGTCTATCGCCGCAGGAGTGATACGGAGGGGTTCCGCAGTGCCTTTGAAAAACAGGCGATGTTCACGGCTTTTGCCGGAATTTTTCTGGTCGGGCTGGGCTCGGGATATTATCACCTTGCCCCCGATAACGGCACATTGTTTTGGGATCGTCTGCCGATGACCATCGGCTTTATGGCGATTTACGCCATGCTGATCGGAGAAAGGGTGCATAAAAAAGCGGGAAAAATCCTGTTCCCTCTCCTGCTGGTTCTGGGCGCGGCGGCGGCGCTGTACTGGCATATCACCGAACAGGCGGGCAGGGGGGATCTGCGTTTCTACGCCGTGGTGCAATTCTTCCCGCTGATAACCGCACCGCTGATTTTACTGCTGTTCCCGCCGAAATACAGCGGCACAAAATATCTGTGGTGGCTGATGCTGTTCTATGCGCTGGCGAAATTTTTCGAACATTTTGATCAGGCTATCTTCACGGCGCTCGGCCATGCGGTCAGCGGCCATACATTGAAACATCTGTCCTCGGCCTTCGGCACCTATTACCTTGTCCTCTATGCGCAGCGCCGCAAATACATTACCGGAACATGA
- a CDS encoding autotransporter outer membrane beta-barrel domain-containing protein: MNVLYSVLAFLLLAVTAFPGSAKAATINCVGGGNGSGFVVFYDSSAGACTVGNPYQASSTALDDITLFSQDAAAIVHSAANVGTGAGTNNTDHNGCNLQGTAITAGNACSRITGGVNATFTDTMTRTDSMGRTITISANYTIAGFVWTFNNASVTVTGGTGSGTGNTSLNAAASNANTTGTLNNIQNHVDVITGTGMLGGMQSNAVEGQNNASNFMGGGLYSSGSSAAVSSLFSKADDVLGSSRYNYTEGTNDLRSGLVALSPYMNFDTARGDGVTLFGGRMNQTQDAIPDAKTGTTRRSNFAGSNVNLWAYSSFAKVDNERAASAFNGDAFTVTAGGDYKLRSNQLLGLALSYSSIRIDTSFNDGDYDENAYTISPYGIWQVNDWLTVNGALGYTFSNIDQMRAKSTVPVSADTDASTYFASLRARATKQVDDFTLAGKLGYTASHRDIDGFTDSAAVVTASNTSNSSEFRIGGEGGYNYASNGNIFFPFVKADFLLEMSDAINNDPSAFDLGTGFRWFNDEAGLSGSLEGTVQLGRNDYTSWSVDGIIVKSIKSDRFAGMFTPQLTVGLDEGRQKTGLKMDYLHISDAFGVGLDANFYQNTLLFNDEDENGDPITGGDDTEGVVRLHAGLKW, from the coding sequence ATGAACGTTTTGTACAGTGTTTTGGCCTTTCTGTTGTTGGCGGTCACAGCATTTCCCGGCAGTGCAAAGGCGGCAACCATCAATTGTGTGGGGGGCGGGAACGGATCCGGCTTTGTCGTCTTTTATGACAGCTCTGCGGGAGCCTGTACCGTTGGTAATCCGTATCAGGCATCCTCAACCGCGCTTGATGACATCACGCTTTTCTCGCAAGATGCAGCCGCCATCGTTCATTCCGCAGCGAATGTCGGCACAGGTGCGGGTACAAATAATACAGATCATAATGGCTGCAATTTGCAGGGCACTGCTATTACGGCTGGAAATGCGTGTAGCCGTATTACCGGGGGCGTTAACGCAACATTTACCGATACAATGACACGGACGGATTCAATGGGGCGGACCATCACCATATCGGCGAATTATACGATTGCCGGTTTTGTATGGACCTTCAATAATGCCAGCGTTACGGTAACCGGCGGCACCGGCTCCGGCACGGGCAACACATCCCTGAATGCCGCGGCATCCAATGCGAACACAACGGGAACACTGAACAATATCCAAAATCACGTCGATGTGATTACAGGAACCGGCATGCTTGGCGGTATGCAGTCGAATGCTGTGGAAGGCCAAAATAACGCCAGTAATTTTATGGGCGGCGGGTTGTATTCTTCCGGTTCTTCTGCCGCTGTTTCCTCCTTGTTCTCCAAAGCTGATGATGTTCTGGGTTCCTCCCGCTATAACTATACCGAAGGCACAAATGATCTGCGTAGCGGTCTGGTTGCGTTGAGCCCCTATATGAATTTCGATACGGCGCGCGGTGACGGTGTCACATTATTCGGCGGACGCATGAACCAGACTCAGGATGCTATTCCTGATGCCAAAACAGGCACAACGCGCCGTTCCAATTTTGCGGGCAGCAATGTCAATCTCTGGGCTTATTCCTCATTTGCCAAAGTTGATAATGAACGCGCGGCCTCTGCCTTTAACGGCGATGCCTTTACGGTCACCGCAGGCGGTGATTACAAGCTGCGGAGCAATCAGTTGCTGGGTCTCGCCCTGTCATATTCCTCCATTCGTATTGATACCTCCTTTAACGACGGCGATTATGATGAAAACGCCTATACGATTTCTCCTTACGGCATCTGGCAGGTCAATGACTGGCTGACGGTGAATGGGGCTTTGGGATATACGTTTAGCAATATTGATCAGATGCGTGCCAAATCAACGGTACCGGTCAGCGCCGATACGGATGCCTCAACCTATTTTGCATCCCTGCGCGCGCGTGCGACCAAACAGGTGGATGACTTTACGCTGGCGGGCAAGCTCGGCTATACGGCATCGCATCGTGATATCGACGGCTTTACCGATTCCGCGGCTGTCGTGACGGCAAGCAATACCTCCAATTCCAGCGAGTTCCGCATCGGCGGGGAGGGCGGTTATAATTATGCCTCTAACGGCAATATTTTCTTCCCCTTCGTGAAGGCCGATTTCCTGCTTGAGATGAGCGATGCAATCAATAATGACCCCAGCGCTTTTGATCTGGGGACGGGCTTCCGCTGGTTTAATGATGAGGCGGGTTTGTCAGGCTCGCTTGAGGGAACGGTGCAGCTTGGACGCAATGATTATACAAGCTGGAGCGTTGACGGCATTATTGTCAAATCCATCAAAAGCGACAGATTTGCCGGCATGTTTACACCGCAGCTGACCGTCGGCCTGGATGAAGGCCGCCAGAAAACAGGTCTGAAAATGGATTACCTGCATATTTCGGATGCGTTTGGTGTCGGGCTTGATGCAAATTTCTACCAGAATACGCTGCTGTTCAATGACGAAGACGAAAACGGCGACCCGATTACCGGCGGTGACGACACGGAAGGCGTTGTGCGTTTGCATGCCGGTTTGAAATGGTAG
- a CDS encoding branched-chain amino acid aminotransferase, giving the protein MADLPFDQREGWIWFDGEFIPWQEAKVHIMSHGFHYASAVFEGIRAYNGHIFKLHEHNERLINSGKVMDFKIPYSSDELDEACRATIEKNGLKNAYLRPLAWRGTEQMGVTAQRSKIHTMIATWEWPSYFSPEAREKGISLITAPWKRPSPECAPVHTKAIGLYMICTLSKHFAENNGYNDALMLDYRGQVAEATGANIFLMKDGEIHTPIADCFLNGITRRTIMEIAESRGYPIHERAIMPEELKDFDEVFLTGTAAEVTAVGKINDLTYEVGPITRQLRADYEALVNSGADEWMLAG; this is encoded by the coding sequence ATGGCGGATCTGCCTTTTGACCAGCGCGAAGGCTGGATATGGTTTGACGGTGAATTCATCCCCTGGCAGGAGGCGAAGGTGCATATTATGTCGCACGGCTTTCACTATGCCAGCGCGGTATTTGAAGGCATCCGCGCCTATAACGGCCATATCTTTAAACTGCATGAACATAATGAGCGGCTGATCAATTCCGGTAAGGTGATGGATTTCAAAATCCCCTACAGTTCTGATGAGCTGGATGAAGCCTGCCGCGCCACCATAGAAAAGAACGGATTGAAAAACGCCTATCTGCGCCCGCTCGCCTGGCGCGGCACGGAGCAAATGGGCGTGACGGCGCAGAGATCAAAAATCCATACCATGATTGCGACATGGGAATGGCCGAGCTATTTCTCGCCCGAAGCGCGGGAGAAAGGCATTTCCCTGATTACCGCCCCGTGGAAACGCCCCTCCCCCGAATGTGCGCCTGTGCATACCAAGGCGATCGGGCTGTATATGATCTGCACCCTGTCCAAGCATTTTGCCGAGAATAACGGTTATAATGATGCCTTGATGCTGGATTACCGCGGACAGGTTGCCGAGGCGACAGGGGCGAATATCTTTCTGATGAAAGACGGCGAAATCCATACGCCGATTGCCGATTGCTTTTTGAACGGCATCACCCGCCGCACCATCATGGAGATTGCCGAAAGCCGCGGCTATCCCATCCATGAACGCGCGATCATGCCCGAAGAGCTGAAAGATTTTGACGAAGTGTTCCTGACAGGCACGGCGGCGGAAGTCACCGCCGTCGGCAAGATCAATGATTTGACTTATGAGGTCGGGCCGATTACGCGCCAACTGCGTGCCGATTATGAAGCGCTGGTCAATAGCGGCGCGGATGAGTGGATGCTGGCGGGGTGA
- a CDS encoding AAA family ATPase — MAAKKTIVPAEIVDGFLDKTYAIDAAVKQSMGIEPAGDESQESYSDAEKTHLKSEAERLYQKQAKKLTAAFSGRNSKKGKKIYITAGGPGSGKTTLLRRKLAEGDIKGVYVDPDELLLEMTRFKSMLKADPNSDVMRVAAYTKWRWGSNYVSNAVMNRAASEGRNIVFGTTGTSPATPTLYENIKKAGYHIATVICHAPEDVRWQSAEKRFETERRYIPKQDFLDKGNNMFPDRVGEYFAYSDEVSLYWRDGLEKDAVLAVEAKDGKVTVHNQEALDAFLGELASHGKPVNWQKCVKSYETRFEKPAQTPVAASKAAKPFRR; from the coding sequence ATGGCGGCAAAAAAGACAATCGTTCCGGCGGAGATCGTCGACGGCTTTCTCGACAAAACCTATGCCATTGATGCGGCTGTAAAACAGTCCATGGGGATTGAACCGGCGGGCGATGAATCACAGGAAAGCTATAGCGATGCGGAAAAAACGCATCTGAAATCCGAAGCCGAACGCCTCTATCAAAAACAGGCCAAAAAACTCACCGCTGCCTTCAGCGGAAGAAACAGCAAAAAAGGCAAAAAAATCTATATCACGGCAGGCGGCCCCGGTTCGGGAAAAACCACCTTGCTGCGCCGCAAATTGGCCGAGGGCGATATCAAAGGCGTTTATGTTGACCCGGATGAGCTGCTGCTGGAGATGACGCGGTTTAAATCCATGCTGAAAGCCGACCCTAACTCCGATGTGATGCGTGTTGCCGCCTATACGAAATGGCGCTGGGGCTCCAACTATGTGTCAAATGCGGTGATGAACCGCGCGGCAAGCGAAGGCCGCAATATCGTTTTCGGCACCACAGGCACCAGCCCCGCCACGCCGACATTATACGAGAATATCAAAAAAGCGGGTTATCATATCGCCACTGTTATTTGCCATGCGCCCGAAGATGTGCGCTGGCAAAGCGCCGAAAAACGCTTCGAGACGGAGCGCCGCTACATCCCCAAACAGGATTTTCTCGATAAGGGCAATAACATGTTCCCCGACCGCGTCGGTGAATATTTCGCGTATTCGGATGAAGTATCGCTCTATTGGCGTGACGGTCTGGAAAAAGACGCCGTGCTGGCAGTCGAGGCCAAAGACGGCAAAGTCACCGTCCATAATCAGGAGGCGCTGGACGCCTTCCTCGGCGAACTAGCCTCCCACGGCAAGCCCGTCAACTGGCAAAAATGCGTCAAATCCTACGAAACACGTTTTGAAAAACCGGCGCAAACGCCCGTAGCGGCAAGCAAAGCGGCCAAACCTTTCCGCCGTTAA
- the trmFO gene encoding methylenetetrahydrofolate--tRNA-(uracil(54)-C(5))-methyltransferase (FADH(2)-oxidizing) TrmFO, with amino-acid sequence MTDKTLHIIGAGLAGSEAAWQAAEAGVTVVLHEMRPEKMTPAHKTEGCAELVCSNSFRSDDHEHNAVGLLHEEMRRAGSLIMRAGDNARVPAGSALAVDRDVFSQEVSETLAAHPRITLERGELDGLPPEDWQHVIIATGPLTSPALSEAIRSVTGEDALAFFDAIAPIVYKDSIDMSKAWFQSRYDKPGPGGTGKDYINCPMNKEQYEAFIDALVTGEKTEFKDWEKDTPYFEGCLPIEVMAERGPETLRFGPMKPVGLTNPHSEERPYAVVQLRQDNKLGTLYNIVGFQTKLKYGLQTEVFRSIPGLEKAEFARLGGIHRNTFLNSPKLLDESLRLKALPRLRFAGQMTGCEGYVESASVGLMAGRFAAAEILGRDVLTPPHETAMGALLNHITGGAESDTFQPMNINFGLFPPVPVQETPNGKKRKLKGLDRKKFYTARALTAFDEWLARVAAAMRAAA; translated from the coding sequence ATGACAGACAAAACACTCCATATCATCGGCGCAGGGCTGGCAGGCAGCGAGGCTGCATGGCAGGCTGCCGAGGCTGGCGTCACCGTCGTGCTGCATGAAATGCGGCCCGAGAAAATGACCCCCGCGCATAAGACCGAAGGCTGTGCGGAGCTTGTCTGCTCCAACTCTTTCCGCTCCGACGATCACGAACATAACGCCGTCGGCCTCTTGCATGAGGAAATGCGCCGCGCCGGTTCGCTGATTATGCGCGCAGGCGATAATGCCCGCGTTCCCGCAGGTTCGGCGCTGGCGGTTGACCGTGACGTCTTCTCTCAGGAAGTCTCGGAAACACTTGCCGCACATCCGCGCATTACGCTTGAACGCGGCGAGCTGGACGGCTTGCCGCCCGAAGATTGGCAGCATGTCATCATCGCCACAGGGCCGTTGACCTCACCGGCCTTGTCCGAAGCCATCCGCAGCGTAACGGGGGAGGACGCGTTGGCCTTCTTCGATGCTATCGCGCCGATCGTCTATAAAGACAGCATTGATATGAGCAAAGCATGGTTTCAGTCCCGCTACGACAAACCGGGGCCGGGCGGTACGGGTAAGGATTACATCAACTGCCCGATGAATAAAGAACAATATGAAGCTTTCATTGATGCGCTGGTCACAGGCGAAAAAACCGAATTCAAGGATTGGGAAAAAGACACGCCTTATTTTGAAGGCTGTCTGCCCATCGAAGTCATGGCCGAACGCGGCCCGGAAACGCTGCGCTTTGGCCCGATGAAACCCGTCGGCTTGACCAATCCGCATAGTGAGGAACGCCCTTACGCCGTTGTCCAGCTGCGGCAGGATAACAAACTCGGCACGCTTTATAACATTGTCGGCTTTCAGACCAAGCTGAAATACGGGCTGCAAACCGAGGTTTTCCGCAGCATTCCCGGCTTGGAAAAGGCCGAATTTGCACGGCTGGGCGGCATCCACCGCAACACCTTCCTCAACAGCCCGAAACTTCTGGATGAAAGCCTGCGCCTGAAAGCCCTGCCGCGCCTGCGTTTCGCAGGGCAGATGACAGGCTGTGAAGGTTATGTCGAAAGTGCCTCTGTCGGGTTGATGGCGGGGCGTTTTGCCGCCGCCGAAATTCTGGGGCGTGATGTGCTGACCCCGCCGCATGAAACGGCAATGGGCGCGCTTTTAAATCACATCACAGGCGGCGCGGAAAGCGACACTTTCCAGCCGATGAATATCAATTTCGGCCTGTTTCCGCCCGTTCCCGTGCAGGAAACCCCGAACGGCAAAAAGCGCAAATTAAAAGGGCTGGACCGCAAAAAATTCTACACCGCACGCGCCTTAACAGCCTTTGATGAATGGCTCGCCCGCGTTGCCGCCGCCATGCGCGCCGCCGCTTAA